A stretch of DNA from Cyanobacteriota bacterium:
TTTGAGCTATCAGACTAAAACAGAAAATATCGCTGTGCCATTGGTAGTACGGTAGCAGGTTCACAGGTGAGCAGTTCGCCATCGGCTCGCACTTCGTAGGTTTCTGGGTCTACTTCCATGTGAGGTAGAGCATCGTTTAACTTCAGGTCACGCTTAGTGAGGTTACGGGTGCCACTAACGGCAACAGTGGTTTTTTGCAGGCCAAGTTGTTGGGGAATACCTGCTGCCATTCCAGCTTGGGAAAGAAAGGTAAGGGACGTGGTGGCGATCGCCCCGCCAAAGCTACCAAACATTGGGCGCATATGCACAGGTTGAGGGGTGGGAATGCTGGCATTGGCATCTCCCATCTGTGCCCAGGCAATGAAACCACTCTTAAGAACGATTTCTGGTTTCACGCCAAAGAAGGCAGGTCGCCACAGGCAGAGATCGGCTAGCTTGCCCACTTCTACAGAGCCGACGTGTTGGGCAATGCCGTGGGTAATAGCTGGGTTAATAGTGTATTTAGCAACATAGCGTTTGACGCGGTAATTATCATTGCGATCAACGCTATCTACCTCTCCAGTGCCGCCTGCAAGCCAACCACGCTGCACCTTCATCTTATGTGCTGTTTGCCAAGTGCGAATAATCACTTCACCAATGCGACCCATGGCTTGGGAATCGGAAGAGATCATGCTAAAGGCTCCTAGGTCGTGAAGGATATCTTCGGCAGCGATCGTCTCTCGTCGAATCCGGGACTCAGCAAAGGCCACATCTTCAGGAATGCTGGGGGAAAGGTGATGACACACCATCAGCATATCTAGGTGTTCATCTAGGGTGTTAAGGGTGTAAGGACGAGTGGGATTCGTAGATGATGGCAGCACATTAGCCTGACCGCAGACTTTGATAATGTCAGGGGCATGACCACCCCCTGCACCTTCAGTGTGGTATGTATGAATGGCTCGTCCTTTAAAGGCTGCAATCGTATCTTCCACAAAGCCAGCTTCGTTCAGGGTATCGGTGTGGATAGCGACTTGCACGTCAAACTCATCGGCAACGGAGAGACAGGTGTCGATCGCCGCTGGTGTGGTGCCCCAGTCCTCGTGAAGTTTCAGGCCAATTGCCCCTGCTCTCACCTGTTCCACTAGTCCTTGCGGTTGGGCACTGTTGCCCTTGCCCAAAAAGCCTAAATTCATTGGAAAGGCATCAGCAGCCTGTAACATTCGATACATATTCCAAGGGCCTGGGGTGCAGGTAGTGGCATTGGTACCTGTGGCAGGGCCAGTGCCGCCGCCGATCATGGTGGTAATGCCAGCAGCGATCGCCGTTTCAATCTGCTGGGGACAGATAAAGTGAATGTGAGAGTCAATTCCCCCAGCCGTTAGAATCATGCCCTCCCCAGCCAACGCTTCAGTACCAGGGCCAATGATAATGTCCACATTGTCTTGGATATAAGGGTTGCCTGCTTTGCCAATCTTGTAAATCTTGCCGTCTTTAATCCCCACATCTGCCTTGACGATACCCCACCAGTCTACGATTAGGGCATTAGTGATTACCAAATCCACGGCACCATCGGCATTAGCTATCGGCGATTGTCCCATGCCATCTCGAATTACCTTGCCCCCACCAAACTTAACCTCGTCGCCATAGGTGGTGTAGTCTTGCTCAACCTCGATAATCAACTCAGTGTCGGCCAAGCGGAGGCGATCGCCCACCGTAGGGCCATAGGTTTCTGCGTAAGCGCGACGATCCATCCTATAGCTCATGACAACTCCTTACACGTTCTTCACGGGCAACATCTTCCCTAGCAGCCATTGATGCTAGTAGACCTTACTATACAGCGCGATCCATCCCATTGAATGCTCAATTCAAACAAGCGGCCACATTTTGGTAAGGTTTCGTCTGCCAGAAAATCTCCTCTGGTGGGGGCAACCCAATTCCTCGCCTCCCATGGCTATAATAATCACTGTAAAAGCACTATGATTAGCGTTGTTGCCATTCTTGGACGATGCTTCAACCAATGAGTCTTGGCTTACAGTATCCGATTTTTGGCCCTGAAATTCAGTGTCCCCACTGTCGGCAGACTATTCCGGCACTGACGCTGACTGACACCTATCTTTGCCAGCGCCACGGGGCTTTTGAGGCTGATCCGAAAACAGGCGAGTTGGTACATCTCCAGTCTGGTCGTCACTGGCGGCTGTGGAATGATGAATGGTATCGTCAGCACACGCAT
This window harbors:
- the ureC gene encoding urease subunit alpha, with protein sequence MSYRMDRRAYAETYGPTVGDRLRLADTELIIEVEQDYTTYGDEVKFGGGKVIRDGMGQSPIANADGAVDLVITNALIVDWWGIVKADVGIKDGKIYKIGKAGNPYIQDNVDIIIGPGTEALAGEGMILTAGGIDSHIHFICPQQIETAIAAGITTMIGGGTGPATGTNATTCTPGPWNMYRMLQAADAFPMNLGFLGKGNSAQPQGLVEQVRAGAIGLKLHEDWGTTPAAIDTCLSVADEFDVQVAIHTDTLNEAGFVEDTIAAFKGRAIHTYHTEGAGGGHAPDIIKVCGQANVLPSSTNPTRPYTLNTLDEHLDMLMVCHHLSPSIPEDVAFAESRIRRETIAAEDILHDLGAFSMISSDSQAMGRIGEVIIRTWQTAHKMKVQRGWLAGGTGEVDSVDRNDNYRVKRYVAKYTINPAITHGIAQHVGSVEVGKLADLCLWRPAFFGVKPEIVLKSGFIAWAQMGDANASIPTPQPVHMRPMFGSFGGAIATTSLTFLSQAGMAAGIPQQLGLQKTTVAVSGTRNLTKRDLKLNDALPHMEVDPETYEVRADGELLTCEPATVLPMAQRYFLF